Proteins co-encoded in one Scatophagus argus isolate fScaArg1 chromosome 11, fScaArg1.pri, whole genome shotgun sequence genomic window:
- the tbc1d4 gene encoding TBC1 domain family member 4 isoform X5: MEGRDERENTPPKSDRRFALTYIGWSSLDRRTTLPMLPWLVAEIRRRSEKGDCGPVVQPREVQLILIPPFIRCVPSNSTNSSVFIFEHKAQLISRFIHNSNDLTYFAYLLRGQPDNPESEMSCHVFKACDPNQVPEVISRIRQVSKSALKEDAKPKQEAEEAFYNSQKYEVLYCGKVTVLHKKAPSTLVDDCIDKFRQHEIERKRLRLLNGQRGSTESAPVEFVMGGEGDPLSSVLNESTEDPQGPGAEDMTGGGGKGLSNSASQSSLRGSFPECILEDSGFEEPQEFRTRCSSLAGSLMRKPGEGVIMGPTRRRHSSAPNHVQPSDADKNRTMLFQVGRFEVNLISPDSKTVVLEKNFKDISSCCQGIKQSDHFGFICRDQSDSGPSQYVCFVFQCASESLVDEVMLTLKQAFSTAAALQSNKTQIQLCEACPMHDLHKLCERIEGLYPPRAKLAIQKYLSQLTDNEQAEIFERVQRLKPGSDQEENELVILHLRQLCETKQKSHLHIGEAPQNAANSSSAGDSTAASSRFKLDILKNKARTSITNSLENILARGASRMRGRLGSMGSISSFERQDEESPGHSPPGSPPALPDDDPETGVQFRRRAHTFSHPPVKKRISFEGQPASQSKQAPLRRQQSVNPELLQSSDGEGRKRTLSGCSSDSVSGLPLTSRRISWRQKIFLRVASPMIKASASMQHPDHFADRELLPLSPRACDSSLDPLGHLLPSGERPKRTGADYRALWKTAIHQQILLLRMEKENQRLEEASRDELHIRKMKLNYQEVGQCSKEAQTLWERKLTAPGRTTVPQDKEEMYRALCQGIPKNRRGDVWMLLSHQHRLRHRLPQRQQAPDTPYRDLLKQLTAQQHAILVDLGRTFPTHQYFSAQLGAGQLSLYNLLKAYSLLDTEVGYCQGISFVAGVLLLHMSEEQAFDMLKFLMYDLGIRQQYKPDMVSLQIQMYQLSRLLHDYHRELYSHLEEHEICPSLYAAPWFLTLFASQFPLSFVSRIFDFVFFQGTGVIFKVALCLLSSHEGEIVECDSFESIVDYLKTTLPALTHTQMEQTIAKVMEMDISKQLHAYEVEYHVLQDEILDAGPLLDDSDRLDKLEKTNVQLKKQNMDLLEKLQAARQKIQTLETSVENFLSRESKMKHMIRSLEQERAAYQKTIERMRSCLPPDALTDVEMTQIKTGPNGKAKTAAKKP; the protein is encoded by the exons ATGGAGGGTCGGGATGAGAGGGAGAACACTCCTCCGAAGTCGGACAGGAGGTTCGCCCTGACTTACATCGGCTGGTCCTCGCTGGACAGGCGGACCACCCTGCCCATGCTGCCGTGGCTGGTGGCTGAGATCCGCAGAAGGAGTGAGAAAGGGGACTGCGGCCCCGTGGTGCAGCCGAGAGAAGTTCAGCTGATCCTCATCCCCCCTTTCATCCGCTGCGTCCCCTCCAACAGCACCAACTCTTCAGTCTTCATATTCGAGCACAAAGCACAGCTCATCTCTCGCTTTATCCACAACAGCAATGACCTCACCTATTTTGCCTATCTCCTGCGGGGCCAGCCTGACAACCCCGAGTCCGAGATGTCCTGTCATGTCTTTAAGGCCTGCGACCCCAACCAG GTCCCTGAGGTGATCAGCAGAATTCGTCAAGTGTCCAAATCAGCCCTAAAGGAAGATGCCAAGCccaaacaggaagctgaggaAGCCTTCTACAACTCCCAGAAGTATGAAGTGCTTTACTGTGGCAAG gtgACAGTTCTACACAAAAAGGCTCCATCCACCCTCGTCGATGACTGCATCGATAAGTTTCGTCAGCATGAAATCGAGCGCAAGCGCTTGCGGCTGCTCAATGGTCAGCGAGGGTCCACAGAGAGCGCCCCCGTGGAGTTTGTCATGGGGGGAGAAGGAGAccccctctcctctgttctgaATGAGAGCACAGAAGACCCTCAGGGCCCTGGAGCGGAGGACATGACTGGAGGTGGTG GTAAAGGTTTGTCTAACAGTGCCAGTCAGAGCAGCCTGCGAGGATCCTTCCCTGAGTGCATCCTGGAGGATTCTGGATTTGAGGAGCCTCAGGAGTTTCGGACGCGCTGCAGCAGCCTTGCAGGGAGCCTGATGAGGAAGCCAGGGGAGGGCGTCATCATGGGCCCCACGCGCCGAAGACATTCTAGTGCGCCAAACCACGTCCAGCCGTCTGATGCAGACAAGAACCGCACCATGCTCTTCCAG GTCGGACGTTTTGAAGTTAACCTCATAAGTCCAGACAGTAAAACAGTGGTGCTGGAGAAGAACTTCAAAGATATCTCATCCTGCTGTCAG GGTATCAAGCAGTCCGACCATTTTGGGTTCATCTGTCGGGACCAGTCAGATTCTGGTCCCAGTCAGTATGTTTGCTTCGTTTTCCAGTGTGCCAGTGAGTCCTTG GTGGATGAGGTGATGCTTACCCTGAAGCAGGCCTTCAGTACAGCCGCTGCCTTACAGAGCAACAAGACTCAGATCCAGCTGTGTGAAGCCTGCCCCATGCACGACCTGCATAAGCTGTGCGAGCGGATTGAAG gTCTCTACCCACCCAGGGCAAAGCTAGCCATCCAAAAATATCTCTCCCAGCTGACTGACAATGAGCAGGCTGAGATTTTTGAGCGAGTTCAA AGATTGAAACCTGGCTCAGATCAAGAGGAGAATGAGCTGGTGATTCTCCATCTGAGACAACTCtgtgaaaccaaacaaaagtcCCATCTCCACATTGGAGAGGCCCCTCAG AATGCAGCAAACAGCTCGTCAGCAGGAGATAGCACAGCTGCCAGCAGCCGCTTCAAACTTGATATTCTCAAGAATAAAGCCCGCACCTCCATCACCAACTCTCTGGAGAACATCTTAGCACGG GGTGCCAGCCGGATGCGCGGCCGCTTGGGAAGCATGGGAAGCATTAGCAGTTTTGAAAGG CAGGATGAAGAATCTCCTGGTCACTCCCCTCCAGGTTCGCCTCCTGCTTTACCTGACGACGACCCGGAAACCGGCGTGCAGTTCCGTAGGCGTGCCCACACCTTCAGCCATCCACCTGTGAAAAAACGCATCTCGTTCGAGGGCCAGCCGGCCAGCCAGAGCAAACAGGCTCCACTGCGCAGGCAGCAGTCCGTTAAcccagagctgctgcagagcag CGATGGTGAAGGCAGGAAGAGGACCCTCTCTGGCTGCAGCAGTGACTCAGTGAGTGGGCTCCCTCTGACCTCACGCAGGATCTCTTGGAGACAGAAGATCTTCCTGAGGGTCGCATCACCCATGATAAAGGCGTCTGCATCCATGCAGCACCCAG ACCACTTTGCTGACAGGGAACTGTTGCCTCTCTCCCCGCGTGCCTGCGATTCAAGTCTGGATCCCTTGGGGCACCTGCTGCCGTCGGGGGAGAGGCCTAAGAGGACGGGGGCTGACTATCGGGCCCTCTGGAAGACTGCCATCCACCAGCAGATCCTGCTGCTGCGCATGGAAAAGGAGAACCAGAGACTGGAGG AAG CGAGCAGAGATGAGCTGCACATCCGCAAGATGAAGCTCAACTACCAGGAAGTGGGCCAGTGCTCCAAAGAAGCACAGACACTGTGGGAGAGAAAACTGACAGCCCCGGGTAGAACAACAGTCCCACAAGACAAGGAGGAAATGTATCGCGCTCTCTGCCAAG GTATTCCCAAGAACAGGCGTGGGGATGTGTGGATGCTCCTCTCCCATCAGCACCGGCTGCGTCACAGACTGCCTCAGCGTCAGCAAGCCCCGGACACCCCTTACCGTGATCTGCTCAAGCAGCTCACCGCCCAGCAGCATGCCATTCTGGTGGATCTAG GCCGGACCTTCCCCACCCACCAGTACTTCTCAGCTCAGCTGGGTGCAGGGCAGCTTTCCCTCTACAACCTCCTGAAAGCCTACTCTCTGCTGGATACAGAG GTTGGCTACTGCCAGGGTATCAGCTTTGTGGCTGGGGTGTTGCTGCTGCACATGAGCGAAGAACAGGCCTTTGACATGCTGAAGTTCCTCATGTATGACCTCGGTATCAGGCAGCAGTACAAACCTGACATGGTGTCTCTGCAG ATTCAGATGTACCAGCTCTCCAGACTGTTACACGACTATCACCGCGAGTTGTACAGTCACTTGGAGGAGCACGAGATCTGCCCGAGCCTCTACGCAGCGCCGTGGTTCCTCACTCTCTTCGCCTCACAGTTCCCGCTCAGCTTTGTGTCCCGCATCTTTG attttgtatttttccaagGGACTGGGGTGATCTTTAAAGTGGCCCTCTGTCTGCTGAGCAGTCATGAGGGGGAGATAGTAGAGTGTGACAGCTTTGAGAGCATTGTGGACTACCTGAAAACTACACTTCCTGCCCTCACCCACACCCAGATGGAGCAGACCATTGCAAAG GTAATGGAGATGGACATCTCCAAGCAGCTGCACGCCTACGAGGTGGAGTACCATGTCCTGCAGGATGAGATTTTAGATGCCGGACCGCTGCTTGATGACTCTGACCGGCTCGACAAACTGGAAAAGACAAATGTTCAGTTGAAGAAACAAAATATGGACCTGCTGGAAAAACTTCAG
- the tbc1d4 gene encoding TBC1 domain family member 4 isoform X3, protein MEGRDERENTPPKSDRRFALTYIGWSSLDRRTTLPMLPWLVAEIRRRSEKGDCGPVVQPREVQLILIPPFIRCVPSNSTNSSVFIFEHKAQLISRFIHNSNDLTYFAYLLRGQPDNPESEMSCHVFKACDPNQVPEVISRIRQVSKSALKEDAKPKQEAEEAFYNSQKYEVLYCGKVTVLHKKAPSTLVDDCIDKFRQHEIERKRLRLLNGQRGSTESAPVEFVMGGEGDPLSSVLNESTEDPQGPGAEDMTGGGGKGLSNSASQSSLRGSFPECILEDSGFEEPQEFRTRCSSLAGSLMRKPGEGVIMGPTRRRHSSAPNHVQPSDADKNRTMLFQVGRFEVNLISPDSKTVVLEKNFKDISSCCQGIKQSDHFGFICRDQSDSGPSQYVCFVFQCASESLVDEVMLTLKQAFSTAAALQSNKTQIQLCEACPMHDLHKLCERIEGLYPPRAKLAIQKYLSQLTDNEQAEIFERVQRLKPGSDQEENELVILHLRQLCETKQKSHLHIGEAPQNAANSSSAGDSTAASSRFKLDILKNKARTSITNSLENILARGASRMRGRLGSMGSISSFERQDEESPGHSPPGSPPALPDDDPETGVQFRRRAHTFSHPPVKKRISFEGQPASQSKQAPLRRQQSVNPELLQSSPVAVSRTRSVSESESSFSLPSTFSAPTFLKSIYQGSLGSLSSLADSGSLKSDGEGRKRTLSGCSSDSVSGLPLTSRRISWRQKIFLRVASPMIKASASMQHPDHFADRELLPLSPRACDSSLDPLGHLLPSGERPKRTGADYRALWKTAIHQQILLLRMEKENQRLEASRDELHIRKMKLNYQEVGQCSKEAQTLWERKLTAPGRTTVPQDKEEMYRALCQGIPKNRRGDVWMLLSHQHRLRHRLPQRQQAPDTPYRDLLKQLTAQQHAILVDLGRTFPTHQYFSAQLGAGQLSLYNLLKAYSLLDTEVGYCQGISFVAGVLLLHMSEEQAFDMLKFLMYDLGIRQQYKPDMVSLQIQMYQLSRLLHDYHRELYSHLEEHEICPSLYAAPWFLTLFASQFPLSFVSRIFDFVFFQGTGVIFKVALCLLSSHEGEIVECDSFESIVDYLKTTLPALTHTQMEQTIAKVMEMDISKQLHAYEVEYHVLQDEILDAGPLLDDSDRLDKLEKTNVQLKKQNMDLLEKLQAARQKIQTLETSVENFLSRESKMKHMIRSLEQERAAYQKTIERMRSCLPPDALTDVEMTQIKTGPNGKAKTAAKKP, encoded by the exons ATGGAGGGTCGGGATGAGAGGGAGAACACTCCTCCGAAGTCGGACAGGAGGTTCGCCCTGACTTACATCGGCTGGTCCTCGCTGGACAGGCGGACCACCCTGCCCATGCTGCCGTGGCTGGTGGCTGAGATCCGCAGAAGGAGTGAGAAAGGGGACTGCGGCCCCGTGGTGCAGCCGAGAGAAGTTCAGCTGATCCTCATCCCCCCTTTCATCCGCTGCGTCCCCTCCAACAGCACCAACTCTTCAGTCTTCATATTCGAGCACAAAGCACAGCTCATCTCTCGCTTTATCCACAACAGCAATGACCTCACCTATTTTGCCTATCTCCTGCGGGGCCAGCCTGACAACCCCGAGTCCGAGATGTCCTGTCATGTCTTTAAGGCCTGCGACCCCAACCAG GTCCCTGAGGTGATCAGCAGAATTCGTCAAGTGTCCAAATCAGCCCTAAAGGAAGATGCCAAGCccaaacaggaagctgaggaAGCCTTCTACAACTCCCAGAAGTATGAAGTGCTTTACTGTGGCAAG gtgACAGTTCTACACAAAAAGGCTCCATCCACCCTCGTCGATGACTGCATCGATAAGTTTCGTCAGCATGAAATCGAGCGCAAGCGCTTGCGGCTGCTCAATGGTCAGCGAGGGTCCACAGAGAGCGCCCCCGTGGAGTTTGTCATGGGGGGAGAAGGAGAccccctctcctctgttctgaATGAGAGCACAGAAGACCCTCAGGGCCCTGGAGCGGAGGACATGACTGGAGGTGGTG GTAAAGGTTTGTCTAACAGTGCCAGTCAGAGCAGCCTGCGAGGATCCTTCCCTGAGTGCATCCTGGAGGATTCTGGATTTGAGGAGCCTCAGGAGTTTCGGACGCGCTGCAGCAGCCTTGCAGGGAGCCTGATGAGGAAGCCAGGGGAGGGCGTCATCATGGGCCCCACGCGCCGAAGACATTCTAGTGCGCCAAACCACGTCCAGCCGTCTGATGCAGACAAGAACCGCACCATGCTCTTCCAG GTCGGACGTTTTGAAGTTAACCTCATAAGTCCAGACAGTAAAACAGTGGTGCTGGAGAAGAACTTCAAAGATATCTCATCCTGCTGTCAG GGTATCAAGCAGTCCGACCATTTTGGGTTCATCTGTCGGGACCAGTCAGATTCTGGTCCCAGTCAGTATGTTTGCTTCGTTTTCCAGTGTGCCAGTGAGTCCTTG GTGGATGAGGTGATGCTTACCCTGAAGCAGGCCTTCAGTACAGCCGCTGCCTTACAGAGCAACAAGACTCAGATCCAGCTGTGTGAAGCCTGCCCCATGCACGACCTGCATAAGCTGTGCGAGCGGATTGAAG gTCTCTACCCACCCAGGGCAAAGCTAGCCATCCAAAAATATCTCTCCCAGCTGACTGACAATGAGCAGGCTGAGATTTTTGAGCGAGTTCAA AGATTGAAACCTGGCTCAGATCAAGAGGAGAATGAGCTGGTGATTCTCCATCTGAGACAACTCtgtgaaaccaaacaaaagtcCCATCTCCACATTGGAGAGGCCCCTCAG AATGCAGCAAACAGCTCGTCAGCAGGAGATAGCACAGCTGCCAGCAGCCGCTTCAAACTTGATATTCTCAAGAATAAAGCCCGCACCTCCATCACCAACTCTCTGGAGAACATCTTAGCACGG GGTGCCAGCCGGATGCGCGGCCGCTTGGGAAGCATGGGAAGCATTAGCAGTTTTGAAAGG CAGGATGAAGAATCTCCTGGTCACTCCCCTCCAGGTTCGCCTCCTGCTTTACCTGACGACGACCCGGAAACCGGCGTGCAGTTCCGTAGGCGTGCCCACACCTTCAGCCATCCACCTGTGAAAAAACGCATCTCGTTCGAGGGCCAGCCGGCCAGCCAGAGCAAACAGGCTCCACTGCGCAGGCAGCAGTCCGTTAAcccagagctgctgcagagcag TCCCGTGGCCGTCTCGAGAACGCGCAGCGTTTCGGAGAGCGAGTCCTCCTTCAGCCTCCCCTCCACTTTCTCCGCTCCCACTTTCCTGAAAAGCATTTACCAGGGCTCACTGGGCTCCCTGAGCTCCCTGGCAGACAGTGGGAGCCTCAAGAG CGATGGTGAAGGCAGGAAGAGGACCCTCTCTGGCTGCAGCAGTGACTCAGTGAGTGGGCTCCCTCTGACCTCACGCAGGATCTCTTGGAGACAGAAGATCTTCCTGAGGGTCGCATCACCCATGATAAAGGCGTCTGCATCCATGCAGCACCCAG ACCACTTTGCTGACAGGGAACTGTTGCCTCTCTCCCCGCGTGCCTGCGATTCAAGTCTGGATCCCTTGGGGCACCTGCTGCCGTCGGGGGAGAGGCCTAAGAGGACGGGGGCTGACTATCGGGCCCTCTGGAAGACTGCCATCCACCAGCAGATCCTGCTGCTGCGCATGGAAAAGGAGAACCAGAGACTGGAGG CGAGCAGAGATGAGCTGCACATCCGCAAGATGAAGCTCAACTACCAGGAAGTGGGCCAGTGCTCCAAAGAAGCACAGACACTGTGGGAGAGAAAACTGACAGCCCCGGGTAGAACAACAGTCCCACAAGACAAGGAGGAAATGTATCGCGCTCTCTGCCAAG GTATTCCCAAGAACAGGCGTGGGGATGTGTGGATGCTCCTCTCCCATCAGCACCGGCTGCGTCACAGACTGCCTCAGCGTCAGCAAGCCCCGGACACCCCTTACCGTGATCTGCTCAAGCAGCTCACCGCCCAGCAGCATGCCATTCTGGTGGATCTAG GCCGGACCTTCCCCACCCACCAGTACTTCTCAGCTCAGCTGGGTGCAGGGCAGCTTTCCCTCTACAACCTCCTGAAAGCCTACTCTCTGCTGGATACAGAG GTTGGCTACTGCCAGGGTATCAGCTTTGTGGCTGGGGTGTTGCTGCTGCACATGAGCGAAGAACAGGCCTTTGACATGCTGAAGTTCCTCATGTATGACCTCGGTATCAGGCAGCAGTACAAACCTGACATGGTGTCTCTGCAG ATTCAGATGTACCAGCTCTCCAGACTGTTACACGACTATCACCGCGAGTTGTACAGTCACTTGGAGGAGCACGAGATCTGCCCGAGCCTCTACGCAGCGCCGTGGTTCCTCACTCTCTTCGCCTCACAGTTCCCGCTCAGCTTTGTGTCCCGCATCTTTG attttgtatttttccaagGGACTGGGGTGATCTTTAAAGTGGCCCTCTGTCTGCTGAGCAGTCATGAGGGGGAGATAGTAGAGTGTGACAGCTTTGAGAGCATTGTGGACTACCTGAAAACTACACTTCCTGCCCTCACCCACACCCAGATGGAGCAGACCATTGCAAAG GTAATGGAGATGGACATCTCCAAGCAGCTGCACGCCTACGAGGTGGAGTACCATGTCCTGCAGGATGAGATTTTAGATGCCGGACCGCTGCTTGATGACTCTGACCGGCTCGACAAACTGGAAAAGACAAATGTTCAGTTGAAGAAACAAAATATGGACCTGCTGGAAAAACTTCAG
- the tbc1d4 gene encoding TBC1 domain family member 4 isoform X6, producing the protein MEGRDERENTPPKSDRRFALTYIGWSSLDRRTTLPMLPWLVAEIRRRSEKGDCGPVVQPREVQLILIPPFIRCVPSNSTNSSVFIFEHKAQLISRFIHNSNDLTYFAYLLRGQPDNPESEMSCHVFKACDPNQVPEVISRIRQVSKSALKEDAKPKQEAEEAFYNSQKYEVLYCGKVTVLHKKAPSTLVDDCIDKFRQHEIERKRLRLLNGQRGSTESAPVEFVMGGEGDPLSSVLNESTEDPQGPGAEDMTGGGGKGLSNSASQSSLRGSFPECILEDSGFEEPQEFRTRCSSLAGSLMRKPGEGVIMGPTRRRHSSAPNHVQPSDADKNRTMLFQVGRFEVNLISPDSKTVVLEKNFKDISSCCQGIKQSDHFGFICRDQSDSGPSQYVCFVFQCASESLVDEVMLTLKQAFSTAAALQSNKTQIQLCEACPMHDLHKLCERIEGLYPPRAKLAIQKYLSQLTDNEQAEIFERVQRLKPGSDQEENELVILHLRQLCETKQKSHLHIGEAPQNAANSSSAGDSTAASSRFKLDILKNKARTSITNSLENILARGASRMRGRLGSMGSISSFERQDEESPGHSPPGSPPALPDDDPETGVQFRRRAHTFSHPPVKKRISFEGQPASQSKQAPLRRQQSVNPELLQSSDGEGRKRTLSGCSSDSVSGLPLTSRRISWRQKIFLRVASPMIKASASMQHPDHFADRELLPLSPRACDSSLDPLGHLLPSGERPKRTGADYRALWKTAIHQQILLLRMEKENQRLEASRDELHIRKMKLNYQEVGQCSKEAQTLWERKLTAPGRTTVPQDKEEMYRALCQGIPKNRRGDVWMLLSHQHRLRHRLPQRQQAPDTPYRDLLKQLTAQQHAILVDLGRTFPTHQYFSAQLGAGQLSLYNLLKAYSLLDTEVGYCQGISFVAGVLLLHMSEEQAFDMLKFLMYDLGIRQQYKPDMVSLQIQMYQLSRLLHDYHRELYSHLEEHEICPSLYAAPWFLTLFASQFPLSFVSRIFDFVFFQGTGVIFKVALCLLSSHEGEIVECDSFESIVDYLKTTLPALTHTQMEQTIAKVMEMDISKQLHAYEVEYHVLQDEILDAGPLLDDSDRLDKLEKTNVQLKKQNMDLLEKLQAARQKIQTLETSVENFLSRESKMKHMIRSLEQERAAYQKTIERMRSCLPPDALTDVEMTQIKTGPNGKAKTAAKKP; encoded by the exons ATGGAGGGTCGGGATGAGAGGGAGAACACTCCTCCGAAGTCGGACAGGAGGTTCGCCCTGACTTACATCGGCTGGTCCTCGCTGGACAGGCGGACCACCCTGCCCATGCTGCCGTGGCTGGTGGCTGAGATCCGCAGAAGGAGTGAGAAAGGGGACTGCGGCCCCGTGGTGCAGCCGAGAGAAGTTCAGCTGATCCTCATCCCCCCTTTCATCCGCTGCGTCCCCTCCAACAGCACCAACTCTTCAGTCTTCATATTCGAGCACAAAGCACAGCTCATCTCTCGCTTTATCCACAACAGCAATGACCTCACCTATTTTGCCTATCTCCTGCGGGGCCAGCCTGACAACCCCGAGTCCGAGATGTCCTGTCATGTCTTTAAGGCCTGCGACCCCAACCAG GTCCCTGAGGTGATCAGCAGAATTCGTCAAGTGTCCAAATCAGCCCTAAAGGAAGATGCCAAGCccaaacaggaagctgaggaAGCCTTCTACAACTCCCAGAAGTATGAAGTGCTTTACTGTGGCAAG gtgACAGTTCTACACAAAAAGGCTCCATCCACCCTCGTCGATGACTGCATCGATAAGTTTCGTCAGCATGAAATCGAGCGCAAGCGCTTGCGGCTGCTCAATGGTCAGCGAGGGTCCACAGAGAGCGCCCCCGTGGAGTTTGTCATGGGGGGAGAAGGAGAccccctctcctctgttctgaATGAGAGCACAGAAGACCCTCAGGGCCCTGGAGCGGAGGACATGACTGGAGGTGGTG GTAAAGGTTTGTCTAACAGTGCCAGTCAGAGCAGCCTGCGAGGATCCTTCCCTGAGTGCATCCTGGAGGATTCTGGATTTGAGGAGCCTCAGGAGTTTCGGACGCGCTGCAGCAGCCTTGCAGGGAGCCTGATGAGGAAGCCAGGGGAGGGCGTCATCATGGGCCCCACGCGCCGAAGACATTCTAGTGCGCCAAACCACGTCCAGCCGTCTGATGCAGACAAGAACCGCACCATGCTCTTCCAG GTCGGACGTTTTGAAGTTAACCTCATAAGTCCAGACAGTAAAACAGTGGTGCTGGAGAAGAACTTCAAAGATATCTCATCCTGCTGTCAG GGTATCAAGCAGTCCGACCATTTTGGGTTCATCTGTCGGGACCAGTCAGATTCTGGTCCCAGTCAGTATGTTTGCTTCGTTTTCCAGTGTGCCAGTGAGTCCTTG GTGGATGAGGTGATGCTTACCCTGAAGCAGGCCTTCAGTACAGCCGCTGCCTTACAGAGCAACAAGACTCAGATCCAGCTGTGTGAAGCCTGCCCCATGCACGACCTGCATAAGCTGTGCGAGCGGATTGAAG gTCTCTACCCACCCAGGGCAAAGCTAGCCATCCAAAAATATCTCTCCCAGCTGACTGACAATGAGCAGGCTGAGATTTTTGAGCGAGTTCAA AGATTGAAACCTGGCTCAGATCAAGAGGAGAATGAGCTGGTGATTCTCCATCTGAGACAACTCtgtgaaaccaaacaaaagtcCCATCTCCACATTGGAGAGGCCCCTCAG AATGCAGCAAACAGCTCGTCAGCAGGAGATAGCACAGCTGCCAGCAGCCGCTTCAAACTTGATATTCTCAAGAATAAAGCCCGCACCTCCATCACCAACTCTCTGGAGAACATCTTAGCACGG GGTGCCAGCCGGATGCGCGGCCGCTTGGGAAGCATGGGAAGCATTAGCAGTTTTGAAAGG CAGGATGAAGAATCTCCTGGTCACTCCCCTCCAGGTTCGCCTCCTGCTTTACCTGACGACGACCCGGAAACCGGCGTGCAGTTCCGTAGGCGTGCCCACACCTTCAGCCATCCACCTGTGAAAAAACGCATCTCGTTCGAGGGCCAGCCGGCCAGCCAGAGCAAACAGGCTCCACTGCGCAGGCAGCAGTCCGTTAAcccagagctgctgcagagcag CGATGGTGAAGGCAGGAAGAGGACCCTCTCTGGCTGCAGCAGTGACTCAGTGAGTGGGCTCCCTCTGACCTCACGCAGGATCTCTTGGAGACAGAAGATCTTCCTGAGGGTCGCATCACCCATGATAAAGGCGTCTGCATCCATGCAGCACCCAG ACCACTTTGCTGACAGGGAACTGTTGCCTCTCTCCCCGCGTGCCTGCGATTCAAGTCTGGATCCCTTGGGGCACCTGCTGCCGTCGGGGGAGAGGCCTAAGAGGACGGGGGCTGACTATCGGGCCCTCTGGAAGACTGCCATCCACCAGCAGATCCTGCTGCTGCGCATGGAAAAGGAGAACCAGAGACTGGAGG CGAGCAGAGATGAGCTGCACATCCGCAAGATGAAGCTCAACTACCAGGAAGTGGGCCAGTGCTCCAAAGAAGCACAGACACTGTGGGAGAGAAAACTGACAGCCCCGGGTAGAACAACAGTCCCACAAGACAAGGAGGAAATGTATCGCGCTCTCTGCCAAG GTATTCCCAAGAACAGGCGTGGGGATGTGTGGATGCTCCTCTCCCATCAGCACCGGCTGCGTCACAGACTGCCTCAGCGTCAGCAAGCCCCGGACACCCCTTACCGTGATCTGCTCAAGCAGCTCACCGCCCAGCAGCATGCCATTCTGGTGGATCTAG GCCGGACCTTCCCCACCCACCAGTACTTCTCAGCTCAGCTGGGTGCAGGGCAGCTTTCCCTCTACAACCTCCTGAAAGCCTACTCTCTGCTGGATACAGAG GTTGGCTACTGCCAGGGTATCAGCTTTGTGGCTGGGGTGTTGCTGCTGCACATGAGCGAAGAACAGGCCTTTGACATGCTGAAGTTCCTCATGTATGACCTCGGTATCAGGCAGCAGTACAAACCTGACATGGTGTCTCTGCAG ATTCAGATGTACCAGCTCTCCAGACTGTTACACGACTATCACCGCGAGTTGTACAGTCACTTGGAGGAGCACGAGATCTGCCCGAGCCTCTACGCAGCGCCGTGGTTCCTCACTCTCTTCGCCTCACAGTTCCCGCTCAGCTTTGTGTCCCGCATCTTTG attttgtatttttccaagGGACTGGGGTGATCTTTAAAGTGGCCCTCTGTCTGCTGAGCAGTCATGAGGGGGAGATAGTAGAGTGTGACAGCTTTGAGAGCATTGTGGACTACCTGAAAACTACACTTCCTGCCCTCACCCACACCCAGATGGAGCAGACCATTGCAAAG GTAATGGAGATGGACATCTCCAAGCAGCTGCACGCCTACGAGGTGGAGTACCATGTCCTGCAGGATGAGATTTTAGATGCCGGACCGCTGCTTGATGACTCTGACCGGCTCGACAAACTGGAAAAGACAAATGTTCAGTTGAAGAAACAAAATATGGACCTGCTGGAAAAACTTCAG